The segment TCTATCACCCCAGCCTCTTGCTCGGTCAAAGGACTGATATCGGCTATGGATTCTCCGATCTCAGCAGCGGAGCCTTTCTCTGGTAGCACCCGGAGAATCACCTTTGTGAAAGAGTCCTTATCATCCCCTTTATAAGCTAATAATCGTCGATAAGCGTCCTCGCTCAAACTAATCGTCTTCATGTATGCACAGTAACACAGATACACAGATAAGTCATGGCCTTTTTGCGAGAATCGTGCAAATTGTTTCGCGAGAAAAATTAAAACTTGATCTGTGCTAAAAAAAACAGACACAAGATTCTCTTGGAAAGAGAATGAGCAGACAGAGGGGTAATGCTGCTATGGAAGGCAAAGAGTAAGAATGCCAATCTTGACAGATGCCTGAAAATGTAAGAAGGTAAGACATGGTAACGACGCTTTCAAGTAAAGGGCAGGTGGTTCTCCCGCGGCTGGTGCGTGCGAAGTTAAACCTATCCCCCGGAGCCAAGCTGGAATGTGAGGTGCAGGGTGATTTTATCGTATTAAAGCCGCAGGCACCCAGATCAAAAGTACATGAAACTGTCGACGATGAGATTTCTGGCCTAAGAGTCACCAAGCGTAATCAAGGTGATACGTTTGTTACTTCCGACATGGTGAAAGAAATACTCGCAGACTTTCCATGAAATATCT is part of the Verrucomicrobiota bacterium genome and harbors:
- a CDS encoding antitoxin VapB family protein; amino-acid sequence: MKTISLSEDAYRRLLAYKGDDKDSFTKVILRVLPEKGSAAEIGESIADISPLTEQEAGVIEKVIAEGNQWQENAWK
- a CDS encoding AbrB/MazE/SpoVT family DNA-binding domain-containing protein produces the protein MVTTLSSKGQVVLPRLVRAKLNLSPGAKLECEVQGDFIVLKPQAPRSKVHETVDDEISGLRVTKRNQGDTFVTSDMVKEILADFP